The genomic stretch ATCCATCACCTCGCTAGGTAACGTCTTATGGCAATTGATCGCGAGTACGTCTCCGAATTCACGCAATTCATGAATGGTTTTCTGGATAAGAACCCGGAAGTCAAACAATCACAACAGGCCAATCGCGCAACGTGGTGGGATCGGGAAATCGATCGTG from Chitinivorax tropicus encodes the following:
- a CDS encoding DUF3460 family protein produces the protein MAIDREYVSEFTQFMNGFLDKNPEVKQSQQANRATWWDREIDRDLYRRFSESREKQKPYVYQPD